The DNA window ATTCTAATAAACATAAGACAAGCacaattgcttcttttttttcttgtgtgcGCGCGTGCCAAAATGAACACAATGCAGCCAAGGCCCTGCATGGGACTGATAAGGAAAGCAGGAGAGAACTCCCCATTCCAACaagggagaaaaaataaaatgataaaagggATGAATtacagaagaaagaaagaaaaagagcagAAAATAACTGCAAGTTCATTAACCAAGCATGACTgtaaggtgaaaaaaaaatacagaacagGTTCGTACTCTGATCATTAAGAACCGAGGAAGCAAGACTCCTCTGGGGATTGTTACCAGCTACTCCATACTGTGTAGTGAATTCaacaagaagaaataaattgtaACATCATCTAACTTTCTATTATTCAGTACAGAAATGAATGACCCATCATTTAAAAGCAAATCATAAATATCAAACTACATGCACATGCAGTTAACATGAAGATGCTGCTGGAACATCTGTCTGGCACCAAATCAAGCCCCCCGTTTATGACTTGAGGTCACCATGTTATTAGTTGCATCATACCTGATGAGAGATTTTGGGTAAATTCTGGTGGACTAGGAACCCAATATGCACTAATGAAATTTAGAAGCCAATCTTCCCTACTTTCCCCTCTCCATGTTTCCCTTTAAGCAAAAGGAAacagaaaatataaattcacaAAGCACACAGAAAGCTTACCTGCATTCGTGGCACAAGTGGCTGTGATGACATCGTGGAAGACATGTTTGGAATCTGAGGCAAACAAAACATCACAAGTTTAAGATGGATCAAAAGGGGAAGTGatcttaaaaagataaataactcaactaaaaagagagaaaagaaacacaatacaaaaatctgGCACCATACAAACAAAACATTCATTATGCATTTATGAGCAGAAGCAATGGGCATGCATCTTAAAAGACATAAAGCAgtttaaaagatagaaaaaataagggttgtaagaaatataaatatgcaatcaagaaaattatgaaGGTGTACTCAAGTTGATaaacaaaaaagcaataaaaatgaaataatgaaattgaggTCTCATTGAAATACTGCAGTTCAGCAATGCAGGACACAGTGACCTCAAAGAAGGATCCAGTATTTAAACTCTTAGAATCAATATCAACTACATATATTCGTAacaaatacaattaaattacATGCACATTCATAGTCAATTATTGGTAACAGCCGATAGAGAGAAAGACTAGCTTCAAACTTTGGatacatttttttgtttttaaaaaagaacaattatATGTCTAGATATTGCATGAGTAGCTTTGATCGCAAGATAGGGTATAGctaaatgaaatcaaatgacACCACAAACTGAAATCGAACGGTGTTATCTAATACTGGTACATGTCATAGCATGTGTAATATGCAACCTGATCACTTAACAAGAAATATAGATGGATTGCACAAGACTAGAGTTAATCAACATATCTGACCATCTGGGTGTTTGCTGCTCCCTGACCAGTATTGAACAATGAAGGATTAGCAGCGCTAGAAAACTGGCTTAAATGACGATTTAACTGATTTCCTTGATTGAGTTGGCTTTGACCCATGCCATGCTGAACATGTCCGGAGGATAGCTGCCTGCTCTGAAATTGCTGGTGGCCCATTGGCTGAGAATACTGCATCTGATGTTGTCCATGTAACTGGCGAGACATTAAATTTAGccaataaattatttctaaaataagaaaaagtgaAGCATAGAACACACGCACATAAAACTCCCTTTTTGCACTGGTCAAGCAACTTTCATATCAGtgtattaaaatcaataaagttgACACACAACTGAGATCTATGTAGCATGCTCTCTGATAATGTTTTATCACCCCAAACTTTCACAAAACCCTCTTGATTGTAACACAAAAGAAAAGCGAACGTACAGGAGAAAgcttaaaattgaaatttcagaGACATACATCTCTCTAGTAGCATATTAGAATTTCTGATCATGAGGCACAGCTTCAAGATTGATGTCCATAAGCCCAAAATGTGAATgatatttcttaaatataattcaCACAACTTGAGAGTGAAACACATAGAGCCAGACTTGAGATATTGGTAGAGATGCAAGAGGCTTTGTGCAATGAAATAACAAACTATGTGTATTGAGAATAGGTGAGGTGGCTTATGTTTGTCTCTAACATTTTTCACTTAGCAAAACATGCATTCTTGTTAGCTTAACCCGTACTTTGTAAATAGAAGAAAACCAGATGccaaaataaaagtttatgGCAAAAGGCTTGAAAGGCACATAAATGTATGGACATATGCTGTAAGGGGAGAAGAAACAGatagagaaaaacaatcaaaacgtGGTGGGCCAAATTAGTAATGATGATAAAGAAGCTAATATAAGGTTACCGGCTGAAACTTCTGCTGACCCTGGCTCTGTAAATCATGCATCTGTGACATTTGGTTCTGCACAACAAGttaaaattgttagataaaGTAGTGCGACTAGTAAtggtatgaaaatataattatcaaaaataatttgtgtcACTGGCTAATAACTCAAAGATATGATCTAAGAGAACTAGTAATAAGAATGATAATTATAAGGAAATGGACAGAAAACATACTGGGACCAAATATTCAAAGAAGTTGGACAACGGATATATAGCAGTTCTAGGCAGTGAAACAGAAAGTCCAGTTCAATTAAAGTATTTTGTTGCCTCCACAAAGTTTCAGAAAACCTACAAAAATGCAAGGATTCATTTTGATTCAACCCAAAACTAAAGATGATCTTTTACCCAATAATGATTCTTAGGCATACATAGAGACACAGGGGCAGATTTCAAAGGGTATAAGAATATGAATCTTCTAAACTTTGAGACATGATTTcctcatgaaaatttaaaaattcaaaggtTGTGTCTGCATTGAAAAATGCCATAAATGTTATGGTTTCATACACACAAAACACAAAGAAATAGAATTTGATTGTTAAGTCAGCCAATCATAAAAGAagagatgatgaaaaaaattcaagaatcagAAAAAAACCAACACCTGTCCCAAAGCTTGCAAAGAAGATTGCCTCAGCTGTTGCGGAGCAAGCATCTGATGCTGAGGTAACTGCATCATCTTTTgcctttgctgctgctgctgctgttgaacTTGTTGCTGAGGAGAAGGTGTGTTCATCATGTTCGTACCAGACCGAGGTGAATTGGCATATGGCAGTGGGGATGGTGTTGTGTGGTCAAATGAAGTAGCACTTGTGGCAGCAGAAGGAGATGCAGCTGATCTTCCATGAAGTGGTGTTCCAGTAGGCTGCTACAATATAAGTtcagaagataaaaaaatggtacaacttcaaatccaaaaagaaaaatcatatgaGCTCTCATACAATCAGGGCAACAGATCAAGGTTGTACTTCTTTCATCACAAAAgaatttatggtaaataaaattcatttgatAGGATTACTTTCctaagattttcttaaaaacatctATTTGGCTACTTAATTCCAATTTCACTTTTACATTGATGCATCCACAACTCTACAGCATACATTTCCAAAGCATCTCATATAACCATCCATCGAATAACCAAGAGTTTCAGTGAGATGGAAACAATTGGGATACAGCAACCAAGCAAAGTGTGACCTTCCACCCCAGAAAAAAATTTGGCCATACAACACAACCGACCACAGAAAACAATTGGGATACAACACAACCGACCACAAAAAACATGTTTGCACAGCTAAATAAAAAGGCAAGATGTAcaaaaatgcatatatatagaATTAAGAATGTGCCTTTAAGAAAGAACCATTGATTTAACCTGTAACAAAGACCCTTGGTTATTGATGCTATTCGAAATTGGTGGAGTATTCTTCATATACATCCCTGTAAGAGAATGTTCTCAGAGTCTCCTCCACAACATTATTTTATCtccaatataaattataaggaACAGCCACTTTTGCACACAAAGTGATGATTTAATACCAGAAGAATCAGAGAAGCTATGCATTCCATCAGACACGGCCAGCACATCCACCAAATGCACTGGAAGTGCAGATGTCATCTGTCTCTGGTCTCCAGTTACTCGTAGGCCTGCAAGCATATAATGCAAATGATGGATGATAAGTTTCTCTGTAAGTACAAGAGTACAAATATGCTCTAGCCAAAAACAAGGAACAAGAGCTACTGAGAAATACGTGCATGCATACTCTCCAAGTACAAGAGTGCAAAATTTAAATGCTCAAGGAAAAAAACGAGGAACAAGAGCTACAGAAAAATATGTGCATGGATATTGGCAGTTGAGATTGTAACCTTCACCGCCATTTACAGCAGCTCGGAGCAAGTTCTCTTGTTCTAGAATCTTAGCAGCC is part of the Populus alba chromosome 10, ASM523922v2, whole genome shotgun sequence genome and encodes:
- the LOC118060202 gene encoding mediator of RNA polymerase II transcription subunit 8 isoform X3, yielding MAAMEGVMQDQSQLQNQQMVVPERLNHAVQQQLNLESVKTRAISLFKALTRILEDFDAYARTNTTPKWQDILGQYSMVNLELFSIVDEIKKVSKAFVVHPKNVNAENATILPVMLSSKLLPEMEMDDNSKREHLLQGMQSLPLSSQIEKLKARIDMIAAACEGAEKVLADTRKAYQFGTRQGPTTLPTLDKAQAAKILEQENLLRAAVNGGEGLRVTGDQRQMTSALPVHLVDVLAVSDGMHSFSDSSGMYMKNTPPISNSINNQGSLLQQPTGTPLHGRSAASPSAATSATSFDHTTPSPLPYANSPRSGTNMMNTPSPQQQVQQQQQQQRQKMMQLPQHQMLAPQQLRQSSLQALGQNQMSQMHDLQSQGQQKFQPLHGQHQMQYSQPMGHQQFQSRQLSSGHVQHGMGQSQLNQGNQLNRHLSQFSSAANPSLFNTGQGAANTQMIPNMSSTMSSQPLVPRMQV
- the LOC118060202 gene encoding mediator of RNA polymerase II transcription subunit 8 isoform X2, with amino-acid sequence MAAMEGVMQDQSQLQNQQMVVPERLNHAVQQQLNLESVKTRAISLFKALTRILEDFDAYARTNTTPKWQDILGQYSMVNLELFSIVDEIKKVSKAFVVHPKNVNAENATILPVMLSSKLLPEMEMDDNSKREHLLQGMQSLPLSSQIEKLKARIDMIAAACEGAEKVLADTRKAYQFGTRQGPTTLPTLDKAQAAKILEQENLLRAAVNGGEGLRVTGDQRQMTSALPVHLVDVLAVSDGMHSFSDSSGMYMKNTPPISNSINNQGSLLQPTGTPLHGRSAASPSAATSATSFDHTTPSPLPYANSPRSGTNMMNTPSPQQQVQQQQQQQRQKMMQLPQHQMLAPQQLRQSSLQALGQNQMSQMHDLQSQGQQKFQPLHGQHQMQYSQPMGHQQFQSRQLSSGHVQHGMGQSQLNQGNQLNRHLSQFSSAANPSLFNTGQGAANTQMIPNMSSTMSSQPLVPRMQYGVAGNNPQRSLASSVLNDQMYNMGVSNPGAMMPIQQQQLGSQGAFGNMQPNAQNLQSSMAALQNASQNHPNFAQQRQQNQQ
- the LOC118060202 gene encoding mediator of RNA polymerase II transcription subunit 8 isoform X1 — translated: MAAMEGVMQDQSQLQNQQMVVPERLNHAVQQQLNLESVKTRAISLFKALTRILEDFDAYARTNTTPKWQDILGQYSMVNLELFSIVDEIKKVSKAFVVHPKNVNAENATILPVMLSSKLLPEMEMDDNSKREHLLQGMQSLPLSSQIEKLKARIDMIAAACEGAEKVLADTRKAYQFGTRQGPTTLPTLDKAQAAKILEQENLLRAAVNGGEGLRVTGDQRQMTSALPVHLVDVLAVSDGMHSFSDSSGMYMKNTPPISNSINNQGSLLQQPTGTPLHGRSAASPSAATSATSFDHTTPSPLPYANSPRSGTNMMNTPSPQQQVQQQQQQQRQKMMQLPQHQMLAPQQLRQSSLQALGQNQMSQMHDLQSQGQQKFQPLHGQHQMQYSQPMGHQQFQSRQLSSGHVQHGMGQSQLNQGNQLNRHLSQFSSAANPSLFNTGQGAANTQMIPNMSSTMSSQPLVPRMQYGVAGNNPQRSLASSVLNDQMYNMGVSNPGAMMPIQQQQLGSQGAFGNMQPNAQNLQSSMAALQNASQNHPNFAQQRQQNQQ